The segment CGCGAAGCCCTGGCGGACGGCACGATCGACGTGATTGCCAGCGGGCACGATCCACGCGGCCCGGAAGACAAACGTCTACCCTTCGCCGATGCCGCTCCTGGCATGGCAGGGGCCGAAACGCTGCTCGCCATGACGCTTACGCTGGTGAGGGACGGAGTCATCGACTTGGCCCGCGCGTTCGATCTTCTCGCGGGCGCCCCGGCTCGCCTGTTGGGCGTCGAGGCAGGCGAACTGCGCGAAGGATTCGAGGCGGACGTGGCGCTGATCGATCCCGAACGGCCATGGGTGATCGACAGCCGCGAAATGGCAGCGACCGCTGGCAATACCCCATTCGATCGCCAACCGACCCAGGGGCGGGTGGTGGCGCTCTACAAGGGTGGCTTGGCTCTCTAAAGAAAAGGCCCCTCCCGCGGGTGCGGGAGAGGCCTTCGCTCGGTGGCTTGTGAAACGGGTTAGCGGCGCGCCATGCGCACCCCGGTATTGACCGCGCCCGGCAGCGGCCGGCCCTCGGCCCAGGCGATGCACTGTTCGCCCTTGCCGCGCACCGTCGAGCAGACAGAGCTTGCCTGAGCCCGCTGGAGGCCGCCGGCGCTGACCCGGTAGTAGGTCTTACCGCGCACCACCGCCTTAGTGATCACCATGTCGAAGGCGGAGAGCTGCGGGAACCGCTTGGCGTAAATGGCCCATGCGCGCTGGGCACTGGCTTCGGAAGAGAAGGAGCCGAGCTGCACGAGATGGTCGCCGGACTGACTGGCGGCGACGGTCCGGTTCGCGGCTTTGCGGACCGGCTTGGCCGAAGCGACGCGGGTCGGAGCCTGCTGGATCACCGGCTGGGCGACAAATTCCGCAGCGGAAGCGATCATCTGTGCAGGTGTCGCGCCACTGGGCGCTTGCGCGGCGAACGCGGTGTCGAAGTCTGCCGAGGGCACGGGTGTAGGCGCGGGCGCAGGAGCAGCCACTGCCACCTGCATCGCCACCGGGGCAGGCTGGGCGGCTGGTGCATAGCTGCCGACTGGCGGCAATTCGCCACCGGCAAAGGCGACTTCCTGCGCTGGCGCGGGTTCGGTCACCGGGGCGGCGACGGCTGCTGCCTCGGCCACCAGCTGGCCGTGGCTCGGGTGATTGGCGAGCGCCAGTTGCACCGGCTGGCCGGCGTCAGCCACCGCCCGCGTGCCCAGCAGGGCCGCCACGCGGTTGGTCGACTGGTCGGGCGTCGAAAGCGCCGCCCACTGGGTAAGTCGCGCGCCGAGTTGGTCGGCGGGCACATCTTCTGCCGCCATGATCCGGGCGCCGGCCCAATCGCCGCCCAGGGCGAGCGCATAGGCCAGGTTCTGGCGCACCTTGGGCGTGTTGTCTCCGCTGCGCAGGGCATTCGACAGCACGAACGCACCCTGCTGCGGTTCACCGGCGAGGGCGAGCGCCAGGCCCAGGTCCGCCGCGGCGATATCGTCGCCATAATCGCTGAGGACGCGCAACGCGGCTGCCCGGTCGCCCGCCGCCACCGACGCCAGCGCGAAGCCCAACACTGTGCGCGGGCTGGTATCACCCAGCGTCATCGCGTCGTCGAAGCTGGTGCGCGCGGCCAGGAAGCGGCCCGCATCCATGTACGCCGCGCCCAGCATCGTGCGATAGCTTGCGTTGCGCGGGTCGGCCAGCACGGCGGCTTCCGCATTAGTGATCGCCGAGCCGCTGTCGCCCCGCGTCATGGCGACCTCTGCCTTGCTCGCCGACAAGTCGGCACGCGGCGCGACATTGGTGGCGCAGCCTGCCAGCGCGGTGGAAGCGAGCGCTGTACCGGCGGCCAGCGCCAGCATGCGAGAGGTGCGGTTCGTGCGGGTGATCATGGTATCTTCCCCTGTGGTCGCGTTCAGCGCCGCTGAACTTGCGCGGCGAGCGTATCGAGTTCGGGCATGTCAGCGAGCAGCGCGTCGAGCGCGTCGGTCACCAGCGCCTGTGCGCTCACGCCCTTGATGGTGGTGGCAAGCCGCAGCTTCAGATGGCGGTGCGGATCGAGACGCAGCGTAAACGCGGCCCGGCCGGTCCGCTGTTGCACCGAACGCCGTTTGGTCGGTGCCGGCGCGGGGGCCATGTCCGGTGCCGGTGCATCGAGACGCTCGGCGAGCTGTTCCTGCTGGCGAACCACGGCCGGCAGCGGAGCCTCGGTGTCCGTTTCTTCGACCATGCGCGGCATCGGGGTGAGCTGATACACCTCCGCGCCGGTCGCGACGGCAGGCTCGTGCTCGCCCATGTCGTTCCAGCCGAGATCCTCGAGCTGGTCGGGCGCAGGTGCCGTCATGGGTTCGGCTGCCGTCATCGCGGCGAGCGCCGCATGCTGCGGACGCATGGCCGGCTTCGCGCCGCCCTTGCGAGCGAGCAGCGACGGGCTGAGCGAGGCGAAGGTGACTTCGGCCATCTGCGATTCGGCCTTTCTCTCGTGCCTGCGCTTACTGCGCCACCCGGCGGCCGAAGCCACCCTGGGGACGATATGCGCTGGGCGCGGCGGACACCGCGTTGGGCGCGGCGAACACAGTGCGGCGGAAGTTCTTCTCCAGCCGGTCGGATACATAGTTCCAAAGCGCGGCGACCTCGGCGGCCGAGCGGCCTTCGGGGTCGACTTCCATCACCGTGCGGCCGTCGATCATCGAGGCGGCGAAGTCAGTGCGGTGGTGCAGCGTGATCGGCGCGACGGTTCCGTGCTGGCTTAGCGCGACGGCGGCTTCGGACGTGATCTTGGCCTTGGGCGTCGCGGCGTTGACTACGAAGATCAGCGGCTTGCCGGCCCGTTCGCACAAATCGACCGTGGCGCCGACGGCGCGCAGATCGTGCGGGCTGGGGCGGGTGGGAACGACGATCAGTTCGGCCACACCGATGACCGACTGGATCGCCATCGTGATCGCCGGCGGAGTATCGATCACCGCCAGTTTGAAGCCCTGCTGGCGCAGCACCTGGAGATCGCTGGCGAGTCGCGCCACTGTCGTCTGGGCGAAAGCCGGATATTCGGCCTCCCGCTCGTTCCACCAGTCGGCCAGCGATCCTTGCGGATCGATGTCGATCAGCACCACCGGCCCGGCGCCGGCGCGCTGCGCCTGTACGGCCATGTGCCCGGACAAGGTTGTCTTGCCCGATCCACCCTTCTGCGAAGCCAATGCCAGTACCCGCAAGGCTGGTCCCCCTGAAAAACCCGTTGCCAAAGTGCACCCATGCACCCTTCGCCAGAGGAGATCGCAGCATACCCCTAATTTAACGTTAATCCTCCCGTCGGCGGTGCCACTGCTGGGCGCCCGAAAGTGCCCTCCACAGAAACCCTTTGCTAACGGCTGGTTCACTATGTCACGCTGGTCATCAGCCCGTTCATCGGGCGACAGGGGAAGAGCTCGATCACCATGCGCCTGACGCACTCCATCGCCATCACGATGCTCGCGGCGGGGCTCGCGTTAGCCTCGATCCCGGCGCACGCGGACGTGAAGGCGGGCGTGGACGCGTGGGCTTCGGGAGACTTCGCGCGCGCGATCGCGGAATGGAAGGGACCCGCCGCCAAGGGCGATGCGGATGCGTTATTCAACCTCGCCCAGGCGTATCGGCTTGGGCGCGGGGTGCCCGAAAACATTGCCGAAGCCGAGAGCCTGTATGCACGCGCGGCGGCGAAA is part of the Altererythrobacter sp. TH136 genome and harbors:
- a CDS encoding ParA family protein, with amino-acid sequence MRVLALASQKGGSGKTTLSGHMAVQAQRAGAGPVVLIDIDPQGSLADWWNEREAEYPAFAQTTVARLASDLQVLRQQGFKLAVIDTPPAITMAIQSVIGVAELIVVPTRPSPHDLRAVGATVDLCERAGKPLIFVVNAATPKAKITSEAAVALSQHGTVAPITLHHRTDFAASMIDGRTVMEVDPEGRSAAEVAALWNYVSDRLEKNFRRTVFAAPNAVSAAPSAYRPQGGFGRRVAQ
- a CDS encoding SPOR domain-containing protein, producing MITRTNRTSRMLALAAGTALASTALAGCATNVAPRADLSASKAEVAMTRGDSGSAITNAEAAVLADPRNASYRTMLGAAYMDAGRFLAARTSFDDAMTLGDTSPRTVLGFALASVAAGDRAAALRVLSDYGDDIAAADLGLALALAGEPQQGAFVLSNALRSGDNTPKVRQNLAYALALGGDWAGARIMAAEDVPADQLGARLTQWAALSTPDQSTNRVAALLGTRAVADAGQPVQLALANHPSHGQLVAEAAAVAAPVTEPAPAQEVAFAGGELPPVGSYAPAAQPAPVAMQVAVAAPAPAPTPVPSADFDTAFAAQAPSGATPAQMIASAAEFVAQPVIQQAPTRVASAKPVRKAANRTVAASQSGDHLVQLGSFSSEASAQRAWAIYAKRFPQLSAFDMVITKAVVRGKTYYRVSAGGLQRAQASSVCSTVRGKGEQCIAWAEGRPLPGAVNTGVRMARR